Proteins from one Pontibacter korlensis genomic window:
- the miaA gene encoding tRNA (adenosine(37)-N6)-dimethylallyltransferase MiaA has translation MFKKKHLVVVVGPTAVGKTDLCVQLAKHYNTAIISADSRQFFKEMRIGTAKPTADEQQGVPHHFIDSHSIQQEYNAGAFEQDVLTLLGRLFLEHDVVIMTGGSGLYVRAVLEGMDEMPEADLQLREALTRQYEEEGLEPLLDKLQELDSLYFAQVDKANPQRVIRALEVCLSSGMPYSSFRRSEKQERPFHIIKIGLNRDRAELYSRIDQRMDLMLEQGLLDEAKELYPYRAHNALQTVGYKEIFDYLEGRYDWQEAVRLLKRNSRRYAKRQLTWFNKNPEEYTWFHPQQWQEIVAFVDEQMRNC, from the coding sequence ATGTTTAAGAAAAAACACCTGGTAGTGGTTGTGGGACCAACGGCAGTGGGCAAAACAGATCTGTGTGTGCAGCTGGCAAAGCATTATAACACAGCAATTATTTCAGCCGACTCGCGCCAGTTTTTTAAAGAGATGCGTATTGGTACAGCCAAGCCTACTGCTGACGAACAGCAGGGGGTGCCACACCACTTTATCGACTCCCATAGCATACAGCAAGAGTATAATGCAGGTGCCTTTGAGCAGGATGTGCTGACTTTGTTAGGTCGGTTATTTCTGGAGCATGATGTAGTGATCATGACCGGAGGGTCGGGGCTATATGTGCGGGCGGTGCTGGAGGGAATGGATGAGATGCCTGAAGCTGATCTGCAGCTGCGGGAGGCGCTCACAAGACAGTATGAAGAGGAGGGGCTTGAGCCCTTGCTGGATAAGCTCCAGGAGCTGGATTCCTTATATTTTGCCCAGGTAGATAAAGCCAACCCACAGCGGGTGATACGTGCCTTAGAAGTATGCCTGAGCAGCGGTATGCCTTATTCTTCGTTTAGAAGGAGTGAAAAGCAGGAGCGACCGTTCCACATCATTAAGATCGGGCTCAACCGTGACAGAGCAGAACTCTACAGCCGCATAGACCAACGTATGGATTTGATGCTGGAGCAAGGCTTGCTGGATGAGGCTAAAGAACTGTACCCATACCGTGCGCACAATGCCCTGCAGACAGTTGGTTACAAAGAAATCTTTGATTACCTGGAGGGCAGGTATGACTGGCAGGAGGCTGTGCGCCTTCTAAAGCGCAACAGCCGTCGCTATGCCAAGAGGCAGCTCACCTGGTTCAACAAAAACCCGGAGGAATATACCTGGTTTCACCCGCAGCAGTGGCAGGAGATTGTAGCATTTGTTGATGAGCAGATGCGCAACTGCTAA
- a CDS encoding BamA/TamA family outer membrane protein: protein MRKHYPRKRLNPASALLLLLTWMLLAGCSVTKTVPEDDALFTGFTVKVDDTKDSSKRGPQMETELGATVRPEPNASILGLRPKLAIYNAFYTEKEKGLKHWIMTKLGEPPVLVSQVDTGSISQIMSNRLHNRGYFNNTVGSTTEVKDKKATISWTAHIKDPYRLRNIKYTLSDSLEVHQAIKQARSKSLLKSGDPYDLSVMTDERIRIDSTLKGKGYYYFSPDLLIYSVDTTVGNRQADVLLRIKNATAAQALQPYKMDDIFIFANYSLGDSLAVSDTIDYKGYHYIPNENYVRARHLLDGVFLEHDSLYTRQDHLLTIRRLAGLAAYKFVNIDYEPDTTGEGKLDAFVYLTPALKKSLRAEARMVSKSNNFAGPGLTVSFRNRNAFKGSEVLNVEFTGSFESQVGGRGTGTAPEGVEDTVNTNLTSYELGVQTTLAIPRIVSPFNLRNLRTEFVPQTRIGLGFNFLSRSGFYQLNSYNATYGYTWRPKETLTFDATPINLQYVRLTNTTIAFDTLLANNQYLRRSFENQFIIGGIYQMTYSTQMRKDRTSNVFNRITLDMSGNVVSGFQSLIGKPKPTEEEPRVLYKDRFAQYVMLDNDFRHYLNLGEESQLVARLATGVGYSYGNSTTMPYVKQFSVGGPNSVRAFRARSVGPGTYNVPDSVAFSFFDQVGDIRIESNLEYRFPIAGFFKGAVFVDAGNIWMLRETGKDGGKFEAKDFLGELAVGTGAGLRVDIEFFVIRLDLGIPVRVPYLPKGDRFVLNEFNGSFSGDYGMVLNIAIGYPF from the coding sequence ATGCGAAAACATTACCCCCGGAAAAGGCTTAATCCAGCCTCTGCCCTGCTCTTGCTACTAACCTGGATGCTCCTGGCTGGCTGCAGCGTAACGAAAACGGTGCCTGAAGATGATGCCTTATTCACCGGCTTTACCGTAAAAGTGGATGACACGAAAGACAGTAGCAAGCGTGGCCCTCAGATGGAGACTGAGCTAGGTGCCACTGTGCGACCAGAGCCCAATGCCTCTATACTTGGCCTGCGCCCAAAACTGGCCATCTACAATGCTTTCTATACAGAGAAGGAAAAAGGCTTGAAACACTGGATCATGACAAAACTGGGAGAGCCGCCTGTGCTAGTCTCCCAGGTTGACACCGGAAGTATAAGCCAGATAATGAGCAACCGCCTGCACAACCGTGGCTATTTCAATAACACGGTAGGTAGCACCACTGAAGTAAAAGACAAGAAGGCTACAATCAGCTGGACAGCACACATAAAAGACCCTTACCGTCTGCGCAACATCAAGTATACTTTAAGCGACTCCCTGGAAGTACACCAGGCGATAAAACAGGCCAGGTCAAAGTCACTGCTCAAGTCAGGCGACCCTTACGACCTAAGCGTGATGACGGACGAGCGCATCCGCATCGACAGTACGCTAAAGGGCAAAGGCTACTATTACTTCAGCCCGGACCTGCTAATTTACAGTGTAGACACGACGGTAGGCAACCGGCAGGCCGACGTGCTGCTGCGCATTAAGAATGCCACAGCGGCACAGGCCCTGCAACCCTATAAGATGGATGACATCTTCATCTTTGCCAATTACTCCTTGGGTGACAGCCTCGCTGTTAGCGACACCATCGACTACAAAGGATACCACTACATCCCGAACGAGAACTACGTGCGGGCGCGGCACCTACTGGATGGTGTGTTTCTCGAACACGACAGCCTTTACACCCGACAAGACCACCTGCTGACCATCAGGCGCCTGGCAGGCCTTGCGGCCTACAAGTTCGTGAACATAGATTACGAGCCTGATACCACAGGCGAGGGTAAACTGGATGCTTTTGTATACCTCACCCCTGCCCTTAAAAAATCGCTGCGAGCGGAGGCCCGGATGGTGAGCAAGTCCAACAACTTTGCAGGGCCGGGCCTGACAGTCTCCTTCCGGAACCGCAATGCCTTCAAGGGATCTGAGGTGCTGAACGTGGAGTTCACGGGCAGCTTCGAGTCGCAGGTAGGCGGCCGGGGAACAGGCACTGCTCCGGAGGGCGTAGAGGACACTGTCAACACCAACCTTACCTCCTACGAGCTGGGCGTGCAAACCACCTTGGCCATACCCCGCATCGTATCGCCGTTTAACCTGCGTAACCTCCGAACCGAGTTTGTGCCGCAAACCCGCATCGGGCTTGGGTTTAATTTTTTGAGCCGCTCCGGTTTTTACCAGCTAAACTCCTACAATGCCACCTACGGCTACACCTGGCGCCCCAAAGAAACACTCACTTTCGACGCCACGCCTATCAACTTGCAGTATGTGCGCCTGACAAATACAACCATTGCTTTTGACACATTGCTGGCAAATAACCAGTACCTGAGAAGAAGCTTTGAGAACCAGTTCATCATCGGTGGAATTTACCAGATGACCTACAGCACGCAGATGCGCAAGGACCGCACCAGCAACGTCTTTAACAGGATCACGCTGGACATGTCGGGCAACGTGGTAAGCGGGTTTCAATCATTAATAGGCAAGCCCAAACCAACAGAAGAAGAGCCGCGCGTGCTGTACAAAGACCGCTTTGCACAATATGTGATGCTTGACAACGACTTCCGCCACTACCTGAACCTGGGGGAGGAAAGCCAACTGGTAGCGCGCCTGGCAACAGGTGTGGGTTACTCTTATGGCAACTCCACAACCATGCCTTATGTAAAGCAGTTTTCAGTAGGTGGCCCGAACAGTGTGCGGGCTTTCCGGGCACGTAGTGTTGGCCCAGGCACATACAATGTGCCTGATTCTGTTGCTTTTTCATTTTTTGACCAGGTAGGAGACATACGCATAGAGTCTAATCTGGAATACCGCTTCCCGATAGCAGGCTTTTTTAAAGGCGCTGTGTTTGTAGACGCCGGCAATATCTGGATGCTGCGCGAGACGGGTAAAGATGGAGGTAAGTTTGAGGCCAAGGACTTCCTGGGTGAATTAGCCGTAGGCACAGGAGCCGGCTTAAGGGTAGATATTGAGTTCTTTGTGATTCGCCTGGACCTAGGTATACCGGTGCGTGTGCCTTACCTGCCTAAAGGCGATCGCTTCGTGCTCAACGAGTTCAACGGCAGCTTCAGTGGTGATTATGGTATGGTGCTTAACATCGCCATCGGCTATCCTTTCTAG